The Streptococcus parasanguinis genomic sequence AAGCCTTACGAGTTCTGGATATTGGTACAGGAAGTGGTGCTATCGCTATTAGCTTAGCCCTTGCTAGACCTACCTGGCGGGTTCAAGCTAGCGATGTATCAGAAGAGGCTTTAGCCCTGGCTCAAGAAAATGCCAAGCAGTTAGAAGCTGTCCTTGAATTCAAGTCGTCAGATGTACTGGACGAACTAGAAGGTCCTTATGACCTGATTGTGTCCAACCCTCCCTATATCTCTCGGGATGATGTAGAAGAGGTTGGAGCCAATGTTTTAGCCTCTGAACCCCACTTAGCTCTTTTTGCGGATCGTGATGGATATGCCATCTACGAAAAGATTGCCCAGCAAGCACCAAGTGTTTTAACACCAGACGGAAAGATCTATCTAGAAATTGGCTATAAGCAAGGAGCCAAAGTAAAAGAGCTCTTTCAAGAAGCGTTTCCTGACAAACGCGTTCGCGTTCTGAAAGACCAATTTGGACAAGATAGAATGGTAGTAGTAGACAATGGATCACATTGAGAAAGAATTAGAAGCAGGCCGTGCGGTTATTCTGCCAACTGAAACAGTCTATGGTATTTTCGCTAAAGCTTTGGACCAAGAGGCAGTTGATTATATTTACGAATTAAAACGTAGACCTAGAGAAAAGGCTCTGAATTTAAATGTAGCCGATGAAGATACAATTCGAATTTATTCGAAAGATCAACCTAGCTATTTAACAAAACTGATTGATTCATTTTTACCAGGGCCTCTCACTATTATTCTTCAGGCAAATGAAAATGTACCTGGCTGGATTCATTCAGGCTTGGATACGGTTGGTTTCCGTATTCCGGCTCATCCAAAAACGTTAGAATTAATTCGTAAATATGGTCCTTTGGTTGGTCCTTCGGCCAATCTTTCAGGTCATGCAAGTGGAACAACGTATGAGGCTATTGTAAGCGAATTTGACCAAGTGGTTCCTGGTATAGAGGATGATGATTTCTTGACTGGTCAAGATTCAACTATTTTGGATATCTCTGGTTCTAAAGCCAGGATTTTGCGGCAAGGTTCGATTACACAAGCTGATTTGCTTGCACAAGTGCCAGAGCTTTCCTTTGAGGATGATAAACTTCCTCAGTGATAATGTACATAAATAATTTTTTATAA encodes the following:
- the prmC gene encoding peptide chain release factor N(5)-glutamine methyltransferase, with translation MLLGSLLAQYEEELISVGEEAESLSFAYRALNNWTFTDFVLALQKEVEVEDQALLLSIFEQLKHHVPAQYIIGSADFFGHIFTVDERVLIPRPETEELVALILEENDEKALRVLDIGTGSGAIAISLALARPTWRVQASDVSEEALALAQENAKQLEAVLEFKSSDVLDELEGPYDLIVSNPPYISRDDVEEVGANVLASEPHLALFADRDGYAIYEKIAQQAPSVLTPDGKIYLEIGYKQGAKVKELFQEAFPDKRVRVLKDQFGQDRMVVVDNGSH
- a CDS encoding L-threonylcarbamoyladenylate synthase, with the protein product MDHIEKELEAGRAVILPTETVYGIFAKALDQEAVDYIYELKRRPREKALNLNVADEDTIRIYSKDQPSYLTKLIDSFLPGPLTIILQANENVPGWIHSGLDTVGFRIPAHPKTLELIRKYGPLVGPSANLSGHASGTTYEAIVSEFDQVVPGIEDDDFLTGQDSTILDISGSKARILRQGSITQADLLAQVPELSFEDDKLPQ